Proteins found in one Vagococcus carniphilus genomic segment:
- the tyrS gene encoding tyrosine--tRNA ligase has translation MTTNIIDELMWRDAVNQQTDAEGLREYVEKNKISLYCGVDPTGDSMHIGHLIPFMMLKRFQAFGHHPYIVIGGATGTIGDPSGRTSERQLQTMEQVQHNVDCLTNQMKHLFFDEKNEQQLSMVNNYDWTKDLSLLDFLRDYGKNFNINTMLAKDIVSSRLETGISFTEFTYQILQSMDYLHLFRHHDVRLQIGGADQWGNITAGLDLIRKKEGAEAQAFGLTIPLMLKSDGTKFGKTAGGAIWLDPEKTSPYEFYQFWLNQDDRDVIKYLKFFTFLTQEEIQALEEKVATEPHKREAQKTLAREMTIFVHSEEALKDALTITDALFSGDVKQLTAHQIEDGFKNMPTETIGKETKNIVDWLVDTKIEPSKRQAREDVTNGAISINGDKITDTSVDITSDLSIDDKFIIVRKGKKKYTLIKLA, from the coding sequence ATGACAACAAATATTATTGATGAATTAATGTGGCGTGATGCAGTAAATCAACAAACAGATGCAGAAGGTTTACGTGAATATGTAGAAAAAAATAAAATCTCATTATACTGTGGGGTAGATCCTACAGGTGATAGTATGCATATTGGACATTTAATTCCTTTTATGATGCTAAAAAGATTCCAAGCATTCGGACATCATCCATACATAGTAATCGGTGGAGCTACTGGTACAATTGGAGACCCTAGTGGACGTACAAGTGAACGTCAACTACAAACAATGGAGCAAGTACAACACAATGTGGATTGCTTAACTAATCAAATGAAACATTTATTTTTTGATGAAAAAAATGAACAACAATTAAGTATGGTCAATAACTACGACTGGACAAAAGATCTTTCTTTACTTGATTTTTTACGTGATTACGGTAAAAACTTCAATATTAATACAATGCTTGCTAAAGATATTGTTTCTAGTCGTCTTGAAACAGGTATTTCATTTACTGAATTCACTTACCAAATACTACAATCAATGGATTACCTACATCTTTTCCGTCACCATGATGTTCGTTTACAAATTGGTGGAGCAGATCAATGGGGAAATATTACAGCTGGACTTGATTTAATTCGTAAAAAAGAAGGCGCTGAAGCACAAGCATTTGGTCTTACTATTCCACTAATGTTAAAATCTGATGGAACTAAGTTTGGTAAAACAGCCGGTGGAGCTATCTGGTTAGATCCAGAAAAAACATCACCATACGAATTCTACCAATTCTGGTTAAACCAAGATGATCGTGATGTTATCAAATACTTAAAATTCTTTACTTTCTTAACCCAAGAAGAAATTCAAGCGTTAGAAGAAAAAGTTGCTACTGAACCACATAAAAGAGAAGCTCAAAAAACACTAGCACGTGAAATGACAATCTTCGTTCACAGTGAAGAAGCATTAAAAGATGCGTTAACTATTACAGACGCACTTTTCTCTGGTGACGTTAAACAATTAACAGCTCACCAAATTGAAGATGGCTTTAAAAATATGCCGACAGAAACAATTGGTAAAGAAACTAAAAACATTGTTGATTGGTTAGTTGATACAAAAATTGAACCATCAAAACGTCAAGCTCGTGAAGATGTAACAAATGGGGCTATCTCTATCAATGGTGATAAAATCACTGATACATCTGTTGATATTACTTCTGATCTATCTATTGATGATAAATTTATTATTGTTAGAAAAGGTAAGAAAAAATATACTTTAATTAAATTAGCCTAA
- the tdc gene encoding tyrosine decarboxylase: MIDKKIIDPTDTNLKALFLGDKGENVDIYKRIMNRMVDEHVGWRQNYMAQDLPVITPHDRSEESFQHTVNNMEQVFNVLSSRLRTDSLPWHSAGRFWGHMNSETLMPSIIAYNAAMLWNGNNVAYESSPATSKMEEEVGLDFATLMSYKNGWGHIACDGSIANLEGIWYARNFKSAPLAIKEIVPEEVAGKTDWELLNMSVEEVLDILDQHQDKYDEIKERTARSGKNLEKLGKWIVPQTKHYSWLKSADIIGVGLDQVVAADVDNEYRMDVEKLEETIRGLAKEGIPTLGVVAVVGSTEEGQIDRVDEIVALREKLAKEGIYFYIHVDAAYGGYGRSIFLDENDEFIPFEKINDVYAEYNIFQGENHWLTKEVYNSFKAIEDCESVTIDPHKMGYVPYSAGGVVIKDVRMRDMISYFATYVFKKGADIPALLGAYILEGSKAGATAAAVWAAHRTLPLNVTGFGKLIGASIEGAFRFYNFIDGLEFKVEDKIIEMHALTRPDFNMVDYVFNEKGNTDLAKMNELNEEFYSYASYAKGGTYHNEFITSHTDFAVPDYGNSPLAFVQSLGFSIEEWEKEEKVTILRASAMSPYAYDEKVFAEYSEKIKTAIQSKLESIYKA; this comes from the coding sequence ATGATAGATAAAAAAATAATCGATCCAACAGATACAAATTTAAAAGCTTTATTTTTAGGAGACAAGGGCGAAAACGTAGATATCTATAAACGAATTATGAACCGTATGGTAGATGAGCATGTAGGTTGGAGACAAAACTACATGGCTCAAGATTTACCAGTTATCACGCCTCACGACAGATCAGAAGAATCTTTCCAACACACTGTTAATAATATGGAGCAAGTTTTTAATGTGTTAAGTTCTCGTTTAAGAACTGACTCACTTCCTTGGCATTCAGCAGGTCGTTTCTGGGGACATATGAATTCAGAAACATTAATGCCTTCTATTATTGCATACAACGCAGCAATGCTTTGGAATGGTAACAATGTAGCCTATGAATCATCTCCAGCAACATCAAAAATGGAAGAAGAAGTTGGCTTAGATTTTGCTACTTTAATGAGTTATAAAAATGGTTGGGGACATATTGCTTGTGATGGCTCTATTGCTAACTTAGAAGGTATTTGGTATGCACGTAACTTTAAATCAGCTCCACTTGCGATTAAAGAAATCGTACCAGAGGAAGTAGCTGGTAAAACTGATTGGGAATTACTAAATATGTCAGTGGAAGAAGTTTTAGATATCCTAGATCAACATCAAGATAAATATGATGAAATCAAAGAAAGAACTGCTAGAAGTGGTAAAAACCTTGAAAAATTAGGAAAATGGATTGTTCCACAAACGAAACATTATTCTTGGTTAAAATCTGCCGATATTATTGGTGTTGGTTTAGATCAAGTAGTAGCTGCTGATGTAGACAATGAATACCGTATGGATGTTGAAAAATTAGAAGAAACAATTCGCGGTTTAGCTAAAGAAGGAATTCCAACATTAGGGGTAGTAGCAGTGGTAGGTTCTACCGAAGAAGGTCAAATCGACCGTGTTGATGAAATTGTTGCTTTACGTGAAAAATTAGCTAAAGAAGGCATTTATTTCTATATCCACGTTGATGCGGCTTACGGAGGATATGGTCGTTCTATTTTCTTAGATGAAAATGATGAATTTATTCCATTTGAAAAAATTAATGACGTTTATGCTGAATACAATATCTTCCAAGGCGAAAATCATTGGTTAACAAAAGAAGTTTATAACTCTTTTAAAGCAATTGAAGATTGTGAGTCTGTCACAATTGATCCACATAAAATGGGTTATGTTCCTTATTCTGCAGGTGGCGTTGTTATTAAAGATGTTAGAATGCGCGATATGATTTCTTATTTTGCCACTTATGTTTTCAAAAAAGGAGCAGACATTCCAGCATTACTAGGTGCTTATATCTTAGAAGGATCTAAAGCAGGAGCAACTGCTGCAGCTGTATGGGCAGCACATCGTACTTTACCTCTTAATGTGACTGGATTTGGGAAATTAATTGGTGCAAGTATTGAGGGAGCATTTAGATTCTACAATTTTATTGATGGTTTAGAGTTTAAAGTTGAAGATAAAATTATTGAAATGCATGCGTTAACTCGTCCTGATTTCAACATGGTAGATTACGTATTCAATGAAAAAGGAAATACTGATTTAGCTAAAATGAACGAATTGAATGAAGAGTTCTATAGTTACGCTTCATATGCTAAAGGTGGTACTTATCATAACGAATTTATCACATCACATACTGATTTTGCTGTGCCAGATTATGGTAATAGTCCTTTAGCATTTGTTCAAAGTTTAGGTTTTTCGATTGAAGAATGGGAAAAAGAAGAAAAAGTGACTATTTTAAGAGCTTCAGCTATGTCACCATACGCTTACGATGAAAAAGTATTTGCTGAGTATTCTGAAAAAATTAAAACAGCTATTCAAAGCAAGCTAGAATCAATCTATAAAGCATAA
- the tyrP gene encoding tyrosine-tyramine antiporter, translated as MSQGSKKLSLVGLIGITMAFFGTVRSVPTLASTGWTQIFYMLIAACAFALPIALMSAELSTAWPEEGGPQVWVKNALGEKWGFVTSWLLWVQMFFGMVMVASTVGVLLGYVINKPELGENSLFILAMILISYWVITILNLKFDMVKIAGDWGAVIGVYIPFIALVVLGIAYTVKNGINPAGYLADFSVDKLLPDLSDLGSLPTLTGIIFIFAGVEISSVHANNIDNPKKNYPIAVIVSVLILVVFNLVAGLTVANSVPAGEMNLANITQPFVIMTEDLGVPAIFNNIISLMILIGVLVQLSAWVLGPSKSMVKVADEGNLPPFFQKRNKQGIPINIVLTQAVVISIVSLLYAVIPDVSAAFLIITITTTILYCVVYLLISISAIKLRYKMPDITRPFRLGAKGNGLMWFVSGIAILSVVLTIAVSLIPPASVGESQRVIYVIYQTVATLIMVGVALLIYKNKKDSWKKK; from the coding sequence GTGAGTCAAGGAAGTAAGAAATTATCTTTAGTCGGATTAATAGGAATTACCATGGCTTTTTTTGGAACAGTAAGAAGTGTTCCAACATTAGCTTCAACAGGTTGGACACAAATATTTTATATGTTGATTGCAGCTTGTGCGTTTGCGTTACCGATTGCATTAATGTCTGCTGAGTTATCTACAGCATGGCCTGAAGAAGGCGGTCCGCAAGTTTGGGTAAAAAATGCTTTAGGTGAAAAATGGGGGTTTGTTACCTCATGGTTACTATGGGTTCAAATGTTTTTTGGCATGGTAATGGTTGCTTCAACTGTGGGCGTGCTTTTAGGTTATGTGATTAATAAACCAGAACTTGGTGAAAATAGTTTATTTATACTAGCTATGATTTTAATATCTTACTGGGTAATTACTATTTTAAATTTAAAATTTGACATGGTAAAAATCGCAGGAGATTGGGGTGCTGTAATTGGTGTTTATATACCTTTTATTGCATTAGTTGTTTTAGGAATTGCTTATACAGTAAAAAATGGCATTAATCCAGCTGGTTACTTAGCAGATTTTTCAGTGGATAAATTGTTGCCAGATTTAAGTGATTTAGGTAGTTTACCAACTTTAACAGGTATTATTTTTATTTTTGCAGGTGTCGAAATTTCATCTGTTCACGCAAACAACATTGATAATCCTAAAAAGAATTATCCGATTGCTGTTATTGTATCAGTTTTGATTTTAGTTGTTTTTAATTTAGTAGCTGGTTTAACAGTTGCTAACTCGGTTCCAGCAGGAGAAATGAATTTAGCTAATATCACTCAACCCTTTGTCATAATGACAGAAGATTTAGGTGTTCCAGCTATTTTTAATAATATCATTTCTTTAATGATTTTAATTGGTGTTTTGGTTCAATTAAGTGCATGGGTTTTAGGACCAAGTAAATCTATGGTAAAAGTTGCTGATGAAGGAAATCTCCCACCGTTTTTCCAAAAACGTAACAAACAAGGTATTCCAATTAATATTGTTTTAACACAAGCAGTTGTTATTTCAATTGTGTCATTGTTATACGCTGTTATTCCAGATGTCAGTGCGGCTTTTCTAATTATAACTATTACAACAACTATTCTTTATTGTGTTGTCTACTTATTAATTTCAATTTCAGCTATTAAATTACGTTACAAAATGCCTGATATTACAAGACCATTTAGATTAGGTGCAAAAGGAAATGGATTAATGTGGTTTGTTTCAGGAATTGCCATCCTTAGTGTGGTATTAACAATTGCAGTAAGTCTAATCCCACCAGCTTCAGTTGGAGAAAGTCAACGAGTTATTTATGTGATTTACCAAACAGTAGCAACTCTAATTATGGTAGGAGTAGCTTTACTGATATATAAAAATAAAAAAGATTCATGGAAGAAGAAATAA
- a CDS encoding YerC/YecD family TrpR-related protein, translating to MRIDRLSKGDTKEFFDSILALEDIDECYAFFDDLMTLKEMKVFVTRHVVANMLLEGSTYQEIEAKTQASTAIISRVKRSIEEGNGSYERVKERLINY from the coding sequence ATGAGAATTGATCGTTTATCAAAAGGGGACACAAAAGAGTTTTTTGATTCTATTTTAGCGTTAGAGGATATAGATGAGTGTTACGCCTTTTTTGATGATTTGATGACATTAAAAGAAATGAAGGTTTTTGTGACAAGGCACGTTGTTGCTAATATGTTACTAGAGGGAAGTACATATCAAGAGATCGAAGCAAAAACTCAAGCGAGTACCGCAATCATTTCAAGAGTAAAACGTTCTATTGAAGAGGGAAATGGCTCTTATGAAAGAGTCAAAGAACGACTAATTAATTATTAA
- a CDS encoding ribonuclease HI family protein: MIKIYIDAATNQKKEISAGGMVLLKDQEQIQRHQPLTSKTNNEAEFEMLYLSLNYLITMNWTTETIFIYTDSRIVVESIEKQYAKDKRFSVYLEKILDLLTNFQLIFIEWLDESGNKGADRIAKQALQKTLRN; this comes from the coding sequence ATGATAAAAATATATATTGATGCAGCGACAAATCAAAAAAAAGAAATTAGTGCTGGTGGCATGGTGCTTTTAAAAGATCAAGAACAGATTCAACGTCATCAACCTTTAACTTCTAAAACAAACAATGAAGCTGAATTCGAAATGCTTTACCTTAGTTTAAATTATTTAATCACTATGAATTGGACGACAGAGACAATCTTTATCTACACTGATAGTAGAATTGTTGTTGAATCTATCGAAAAACAATATGCTAAAGATAAGCGGTTTAGTGTCTATCTCGAAAAAATATTAGATTTATTAACTAACTTCCAATTAATTTTTATTGAATGGTTAGATGAATCAGGTAATAAAGGTGCAGATAGAATAGCTAAACAAGCTTTACAAAAAACACTTCGAAACTAG
- a CDS encoding cold-shock protein, whose translation MKIGVVKWFDVRKGYGFLVYDEDEEIFVHFTGIIQDGFKVLFEGQQVEFLIKEGARGLQASQVTVIDEIKSVD comes from the coding sequence ATGAAAATCGGCGTTGTAAAATGGTTTGACGTTAGAAAAGGATACGGTTTCCTAGTCTATGACGAGGATGAAGAGATTTTTGTACATTTTACTGGCATCATTCAAGATGGTTTCAAGGTTCTTTTTGAAGGACAACAAGTTGAATTCCTCATTAAAGAAGGTGCGCGTGGTCTTCAAGCATCGCAAGTAACTGTAATTGATGAAATAAAAAGTGTTGACTGA
- a CDS encoding CBS domain-containing protein — MNRSEIFLNSFNRIEKWLRKQLDFPSNMGVSEMIRRIKKKTDFPISEVEYDLIEFSQLRNAIVHNKIKPDFIIAEPNQWAVDRIKEIERKLLHPKTIEGYTKNNVKTFEAGIPLRQILYIIVEKGYSQFPIYQKGKFKGLITTRGIGMWFAKNSMEGIKDLDHYTALDILDADSKRDAVHFLKPKDYEFKANNLFKANPRLEAILITEDGQRNSKLIGIISPKDLFGE, encoded by the coding sequence ATGAACCGTTCAGAAATTTTTTTAAATTCTTTTAATCGAATCGAAAAATGGCTGAGAAAACAACTAGATTTTCCGAGCAATATGGGAGTCAGCGAAATGATTCGTCGGATTAAAAAGAAAACAGATTTTCCAATTAGTGAAGTGGAATATGATTTAATAGAATTTTCCCAATTAAGAAATGCAATTGTTCATAATAAGATTAAACCTGATTTTATTATTGCAGAACCCAATCAATGGGCTGTCGATCGTATAAAAGAAATTGAAAGAAAACTACTTCACCCAAAAACAATTGAAGGGTACACCAAGAATAATGTTAAAACATTTGAAGCAGGAATTCCACTAAGACAAATTCTGTATATAATAGTAGAAAAAGGATATTCTCAGTTTCCGATTTATCAAAAAGGTAAATTTAAAGGTTTAATAACAACAAGAGGAATAGGTATGTGGTTTGCAAAAAACTCTATGGAAGGTATTAAAGACTTAGATCACTATACGGCTCTTGATATTTTGGATGCAGATTCAAAAAGAGATGCAGTTCATTTTTTAAAACCTAAAGATTATGAGTTTAAAGCAAATAATTTATTTAAAGCCAATCCAAGGTTAGAGGCTATCTTAATTACAGAAGATGGGCAAAGAAATAGTAAATTAATAGGAATAATAAGTCCAAAAGACTTGTTTGGAGAGTAG
- the lspA gene encoding signal peptidase II encodes MLYIIVAFLSVLADQIIKWWTVSHIELYETTFNNPVLSLTHIRNNGAAWSILEGKMWFFIIVTLIALTILPYILYKNKDQTKWLTIGLSLIIGGTIGNFIDRVRLGYVVDMFQVEFFNFPIFNFADVSLVIGVVCIFIYILFFEDKKKEEI; translated from the coding sequence ATGTTGTATATAATAGTAGCTTTTTTGTCAGTTTTAGCAGATCAAATAATTAAATGGTGGACGGTTAGTCATATTGAATTATACGAAACGACTTTTAATAATCCGGTTTTATCGTTAACCCATATTAGAAATAATGGTGCTGCTTGGAGTATACTAGAAGGAAAAATGTGGTTTTTTATCATTGTTACCCTAATTGCTTTGACGATACTACCTTATATTTTATATAAAAATAAAGATCAAACTAAATGGTTAACAATTGGACTTAGTTTAATTATTGGAGGAACGATAGGTAATTTTATTGATCGTGTTAGATTAGGATATGTGGTGGATATGTTTCAAGTTGAATTTTTTAATTTTCCAATTTTTAATTTTGCTGATGTTTCTTTAGTTATTGGTGTAGTATGTATTTTTATTTATATTTTATTTTTTGAAGATAAAAAGAAAGAGGAGATATAA
- the cysK gene encoding cysteine synthase A has protein sequence MAKIVNSIEELIGETPIVKLKERSGESEVFVKLESFNPGGSVKDRIALSMIERAEKEGKLSKGYTIVEPTSGNTGIGLAMVGASKGYSVTLVMPDTMSVERQKLMKAYGAEIILTPGKEGMKGSIKVAEDLANQEGYFMPLQFENLANPKIHEETTAKEILEAFDGKVIDAFVAGVGTGGTVTGIGRELKKMYPNIKIYAVEPEESHVLRGGSHSPHKIQGIGAGFIPTVLDQSIFDEIIAVSSDEAIQEARYVAQNDGLLVGVSSGAAIHAAKQVGKLLPKDGVVLTIAPDNGERYLSTNLYEF, from the coding sequence ATGGCTAAGATAGTAAATAGTATAGAAGAGCTTATTGGAGAAACACCTATTGTAAAATTAAAAGAAAGAAGTGGCGAATCTGAAGTGTTCGTTAAACTAGAATCTTTTAACCCAGGTGGAAGTGTTAAAGATAGAATTGCTTTATCGATGATAGAAAGAGCTGAAAAAGAAGGTAAATTATCGAAAGGCTATACAATTGTTGAGCCGACAAGCGGAAATACTGGTATAGGATTAGCTATGGTTGGTGCTTCAAAAGGTTATTCTGTTACTTTGGTTATGCCGGATACAATGAGTGTTGAGAGACAAAAGCTTATGAAAGCATATGGAGCAGAAATTATTTTGACACCAGGTAAAGAAGGGATGAAAGGCTCTATAAAAGTAGCAGAAGATTTAGCCAATCAAGAAGGCTATTTTATGCCACTTCAATTTGAAAATCTTGCTAACCCGAAAATTCATGAAGAAACAACAGCAAAAGAAATATTAGAGGCTTTTGATGGAAAGGTGATTGATGCATTTGTTGCAGGAGTTGGAACAGGTGGAACAGTTACTGGTATTGGTCGAGAATTAAAAAAAATGTATCCTAATATAAAAATATATGCTGTTGAACCAGAAGAAAGCCATGTTCTAAGAGGAGGAAGTCATTCTCCTCATAAAATTCAAGGTATTGGAGCTGGGTTCATTCCAACTGTGTTAGATCAATCAATTTTTGATGAGATAATAGCTGTTTCAAGTGATGAAGCCATTCAGGAGGCAAGGTATGTTGCTCAAAATGATGGCTTGTTGGTAGGTGTGTCTTCAGGGGCTGCTATTCATGCAGCAAAACAAGTAGGGAAATTGTTACCAAAAGATGGAGTAGTTCTGACGATAGCGCCTGACAATGGAGAACGATACTTATCTACTAATTTATATGAATTCTAA
- a CDS encoding EbsA family protein, which produces MSTSKIHVFRYQPELSGTVIYWSMTFALFFTSMIGLLEQQGRISIFSVVIFLLFLVFAFIGFRRKMILTNEQLKVSAILKKNSYQIDLENIQRVSVGSHGITIQTNQKEFAYVMFPKSKNSFVYHLRQEVSFTGIIYGIEKSVDD; this is translated from the coding sequence ATGAGTACAAGTAAAATACATGTTTTCCGATATCAGCCTGAGTTATCAGGTACTGTAATCTATTGGTCGATGACATTCGCCTTGTTTTTTACCAGTATGATAGGACTATTAGAGCAACAAGGTCGAATAAGCATTTTTAGTGTAGTAATCTTTTTATTATTTTTGGTGTTTGCTTTTATAGGCTTTAGACGAAAAATGATATTAACTAATGAACAGTTAAAAGTATCAGCAATTTTAAAGAAAAATAGTTATCAGATTGATTTAGAGAACATCCAAAGGGTTTCAGTAGGTAGTCATGGGATAACTATTCAAACGAATCAAAAAGAGTTTGCTTATGTCATGTTTCCAAAATCTAAAAATTCGTTTGTATATCATTTGAGACAAGAAGTTTCATTTACTGGAATAATTTATGGAATAGAAAAAAGTGTTGACGATTAA
- the nhaC gene encoding Na+/H+ antiporter NhaC yields MKKAVTFKEAVFLIVSILLLIGISIIGYKLPAHVGILGAIFVLILFMIYKKMSWSDLNEGIISGITPGLIPIILFILIGSLISIWIASGTIPTIMVYGFSFLSPKFFLVAIFFICGIVGAAVGSSFTTISTIGVAFIGMGQMMGFDLAITTGAIVSGAFLGNVISPLSDTANLSAATANIDIFTHLKMELKTVLPAAVISFIYFTFASRSGSGGSKLSEMEILTTGLKENFMISPIMLLPIGLLFFCAWKKVPAIPTIFFNLIFSIMLQNCFGKSASIAEIGSWIQDGYVSNTGNELIDKLLSRGGIQSMMWSISLILLALTLGGLLIKTGVIDIILKKMEELLNTPSKLIGITSLVAIVVNVLIGEQYLSIILPGEAFKNSFTKQSISPAYLSRTLCDAGSTTNPLIPWGVSAVFISSALGVPTIQYLPYAIFCYTLPLVTIIFSFFIKPNEKQGGKNYEN; encoded by the coding sequence ATGAAAAAAGCAGTCACGTTTAAAGAAGCAGTGTTCTTGATAGTAAGTATTTTGTTACTTATAGGGATAAGTATTATTGGTTACAAGTTACCAGCACATGTAGGCATTTTAGGTGCTATTTTTGTATTAATTCTTTTTATGATTTATAAAAAAATGTCCTGGAGTGATTTAAATGAAGGGATTATTTCTGGTATTACTCCTGGATTAATACCGATTATTCTTTTTATTTTAATTGGGTCTTTAATAAGTATTTGGATAGCTTCAGGAACGATTCCAACGATTATGGTTTATGGATTCTCATTTTTATCACCTAAGTTTTTTTTAGTAGCTATCTTTTTCATTTGCGGAATTGTTGGAGCGGCAGTAGGGAGTTCGTTTACAACTATTTCCACAATTGGTGTTGCCTTTATCGGAATGGGGCAAATGATGGGATTTGATTTAGCAATCACAACAGGAGCTATTGTATCTGGCGCTTTTTTAGGAAATGTTATCTCACCTTTATCAGATACTGCCAATTTATCAGCAGCGACTGCTAACATTGATATTTTTACTCACTTGAAAATGGAGTTAAAAACAGTTTTACCAGCAGCTGTTATTTCTTTTATCTATTTTACTTTCGCGAGTCGAAGCGGAAGTGGAGGTTCGAAACTCTCAGAAATGGAGATTCTTACGACTGGTTTGAAGGAAAATTTTATGATTTCACCCATAATGCTTCTTCCAATCGGACTTTTGTTTTTTTGTGCATGGAAGAAAGTGCCGGCAATACCAACTATTTTCTTTAATCTTATTTTTTCAATTATGTTACAAAATTGTTTTGGAAAGAGTGCCTCAATAGCTGAAATAGGTAGTTGGATTCAAGATGGTTATGTTTCTAATACGGGAAACGAATTAATTGACAAGCTACTATCAAGAGGAGGTATTCAGAGTATGATGTGGTCTATTTCATTAATCTTACTTGCTTTAACTTTAGGAGGATTATTGATAAAGACAGGTGTTATTGATATAATACTCAAGAAAATGGAAGAGCTGCTAAATACACCATCTAAATTAATAGGTATTACGTCATTAGTTGCAATTGTGGTAAACGTATTAATTGGAGAACAGTATTTATCAATCATACTCCCTGGAGAAGCTTTTAAAAATAGTTTTACAAAACAATCTATTTCACCTGCTTACTTATCACGTACTTTATGTGATGCCGGAAGTACAACAAATCCGCTGATACCGTGGGGAGTAAGTGCTGTATTTATTTCTAGTGCATTAGGAGTACCAACAATTCAGTATCTACCTTATGCTATATTTTGCTACACACTTCCATTAGTAACAATAATTTTTAGTTTTTTCATTAAGCCGAATGAAAAACAAGGGGGAAAAAATTATGAGAATTGA
- a CDS encoding Fur family transcriptional regulator has product MSSHVVEDAINKMKDSNIRITPQRYAILEYLVESKSHPTADEIYKHLEHRFPNMSVATVYNNLRLFTEIGFVIEMAYGDSSSRFDFTSTKHYHAICDKCGKVVDVFYPGLEDVESATEQLTGFKIRDHRLEMYGLCPDCQALEEK; this is encoded by the coding sequence ATGTCTAGTCACGTTGTTGAAGATGCTATTAATAAAATGAAAGATTCTAATATCAGGATTACTCCACAGAGATATGCTATCTTAGAATACCTAGTTGAAAGTAAGAGCCATCCGACTGCAGACGAAATTTATAAACATTTAGAGCATCGCTTTCCTAATATGAGTGTTGCGACTGTTTATAATAACTTGCGACTATTTACTGAGATTGGTTTTGTAATTGAAATGGCATATGGTGATTCTTCAAGTCGATTTGATTTTACTTCTACAAAGCATTATCATGCAATTTGCGATAAGTGTGGCAAAGTAGTTGATGTGTTCTATCCAGGTTTAGAGGATGTTGAATCAGCGACAGAGCAGTTAACAGGATTTAAAATTAGAGATCATCGATTAGAAATGTATGGCTTATGCCCAGATTGTCAAGCTTTGGAAGAAAAGTGA